The following are encoded in a window of Mycobacterium sp. ELW1 genomic DNA:
- a CDS encoding response regulator transcription factor, which produces MSDNRKVRVVVGDDHPLFRDGLVRALSGSGEVEVVAEAEDGTSALAAIKEHKPDVALLDYRMPGMDGAEVAAAVRRDELPTRVLLVSAHDDAEIVYHALQQGAAGYLPKDSSRSEIVNAVLDCAKGRDVLAPRLASGLAVEIRRRAEPSGPSLSSREREVLGMIAGGRSIPAIAEALFLAPSTVKTHVQRLYEKLGVGDRAAAVAEAMRRGLLE; this is translated from the coding sequence ATGTCCGATAACCGAAAGGTGCGCGTCGTCGTCGGCGACGACCACCCGCTGTTCCGCGACGGACTGGTTCGGGCGCTGTCCGGCAGCGGCGAGGTCGAGGTGGTCGCCGAAGCCGAGGACGGAACGTCGGCGCTGGCGGCGATCAAGGAACACAAGCCCGACGTGGCGCTGCTGGACTACCGGATGCCGGGAATGGACGGCGCCGAGGTGGCCGCCGCTGTGCGCCGCGACGAACTGCCGACCCGGGTGCTGCTGGTCTCCGCGCACGACGACGCCGAAATCGTCTACCACGCGCTGCAGCAGGGTGCGGCCGGCTATCTGCCGAAAGACTCCAGCCGGTCCGAGATCGTCAACGCGGTGCTGGACTGCGCGAAGGGCCGAGACGTTCTGGCGCCGCGCCTGGCATCCGGGCTGGCCGTCGAAATCCGGCGCCGCGCCGAGCCGTCCGGGCCGTCGCTGAGCTCGCGGGAACGTGAGGTGCTCGGCATGATCGCCGGGGGACGCAGCATCCCGGCGATCGCCGAGGCGTTGTTCCTGGCGCCCTCGACGGTCAAGACCCACGTGCAGCGGCTGTACGAGAAGTTGGGAGTGGGGGACCGGGCAGCGGCGGTCGCCGAGGCGATGCGGCGAGGACTGCTTGAGTAA
- a CDS encoding ATP-binding protein, whose protein sequence is MSNLPAPLSRAADFLGTEPVRVAAVLRLPLIVLIGLLVWIEGVDHWLPAVYWSVLIVYTATAAIWLTVVLRRPLQWWFGWASTAIDVVAVLAMCVASGGATSWLLPIFFLIPITVAFLDRPEITALIGASTAVGYLVAWIIYSKRDDTMGLPNVVYVQVGCLAWLALATTALCLVLARRRARVRSLLEVRRRLVSESMQADERNNRQLSEQLHDGPLQNLLAARLDLEDLREQPSTIGFERVDTALQEAINMLRSAVSTLHPQVLAQVGLGAALRELVGQYERRWNVTIDCAVEEVGKPAAQALLYRAARELLANAHKHSRATRLRVELDHEADSLVLRVVDNGVGFDPAVLNEKVAEGHIGLSSLVVGVEAMGGSVHLIDTPGGGTTVVVTVPDTDVVDK, encoded by the coding sequence TTGAGTAATCTTCCGGCCCCGCTGAGCCGCGCGGCCGATTTCCTGGGCACCGAGCCGGTCCGGGTCGCGGCCGTCCTGCGACTGCCGCTGATCGTGCTGATCGGGCTGCTGGTGTGGATCGAAGGCGTCGACCACTGGCTGCCCGCCGTGTACTGGTCGGTGCTGATCGTCTACACCGCCACCGCCGCGATATGGCTGACCGTTGTGCTCCGCAGGCCGCTGCAGTGGTGGTTCGGCTGGGCGTCGACGGCCATCGACGTGGTCGCGGTGCTGGCGATGTGCGTCGCCTCCGGGGGCGCGACGAGTTGGCTGCTGCCGATCTTCTTCCTGATCCCGATCACCGTCGCCTTCCTGGACCGCCCGGAGATCACCGCGCTGATCGGTGCCAGTACGGCGGTCGGTTACCTGGTCGCCTGGATCATCTATTCCAAGCGCGACGACACCATGGGCCTGCCCAACGTCGTCTACGTCCAGGTGGGCTGCCTGGCCTGGCTGGCGCTGGCCACCACCGCGCTGTGCTTGGTGCTGGCCCGGCGCCGGGCTCGGGTGCGTTCGCTTCTCGAGGTGCGGCGCCGGCTGGTCTCGGAGTCGATGCAGGCCGACGAGCGCAACAACCGGCAGCTGTCCGAACAGCTCCACGACGGCCCGCTGCAGAATCTGCTGGCCGCCCGGCTGGACCTGGAGGACCTGCGCGAACAGCCCTCCACGATCGGGTTCGAGCGGGTCGACACCGCCCTGCAGGAAGCCATCAACATGCTGCGCAGTGCCGTGTCCACGCTGCATCCCCAGGTGCTGGCGCAGGTCGGCCTGGGCGCGGCCCTGCGTGAACTGGTCGGCCAGTACGAGCGGCGCTGGAACGTCACCATCGACTGCGCGGTCGAGGAAGTCGGCAAGCCGGCGGCCCAAGCCCTGCTCTACCGCGCGGCTCGTGAGCTGTTGGCCAACGCGCACAAGCACTCTCGGGCCACCCGACTGCGGGTGGAGCTGGACCACGAGGCCGATTCGCTGGTGCTGCGGGTGGTCGACAACGGCGTCGGGTTCGACCCGGCCGTTCTGAACGAGAAGGTCGCCGAGGGTCACATCGGGCTGTCGTCACTGGTGGTGGGAGTCGAAGCGATGGGCGGGTCGGTGCACCTGATCGACACTCCGGGCGGCGGTACGACGGTGGTGGTGACCGTCCCCGACACCGATGTCGTCGATAAATGA
- a CDS encoding LuxR family transcriptional regulator — protein sequence MGVQIVGRSHELQRVEEVLERARHAPTAMILDGQAGIGKSTVWRAAIESARAAGFMVLTTTGAAAEVGLAWAGLADLLADIDDAMLAELPALHQHALCAVSTGESVPGGDERLVATAFRAAIDASSRQRPVLIAVDDAHWLDEATRLALGFAVRRLSGPVGVVAAYRSGQPGALDQAWVAPRDPEALSRVTIGPMSLGALHAVVATRHGVTPPRPTMVRIHALSGGNPFYALELARGLREHAGADLAVLPPTLARLLGERIGDLDPLTAQAAVTAAAAAEPTVELIATAIGRRPTELIEILQPLESRGLLAFDGHRIRFSHPLIASAIIAEADPTAQRQAHRRLANVIDNPELHARHLALATPYGDPETLAALDSAAESAAARGAYSVAAELVGLAIGLGGDTGSRRLRGAEFHFRAGALDEAEELIAPAVDALPAGLFRALGFIILGSVRGYRDGMVKAVGVLQRAVAEAAEIPALRTQALLLLALATGMGGDMATCVAYARQARHDADETGIAALRSQALALWVQVSFMYGLGTDTEALQTALEIEDPDTAVPATLQPTAVYALNCAWTGRFDDARTAMSEVARRCAERGSEVDLVWAAEQLTAIDLGLGRYHDAQQSAAEALERASQVDAQLPLISAHISVASVAAHRGDRELTRTASRRAIELASAAQLTYLIRPALMSRAFVEVSAGDYVTALQTLQPLLDTFDPVHDTEIIAGAYLPDAVEALTALGRADEAERLVAALEANGALQDRPWMLAAGARGRAQMAAARGDLEGAYRHAEKAVTHHERLPMPFERARTLLLVGQLLRRRRRPQAAHDALRQAADVFAEIGSPLWMARAQSELDRLAARSVGGVLTGAERQVAENAAAGMSNKQIATALYLSPKTVEMYLSNAYRKLGIRSRAQLAAHLDVTGTAPIQTTGPSAAI from the coding sequence GTGGGGGTACAAATCGTCGGTCGCAGCCACGAGCTGCAACGGGTGGAAGAAGTACTCGAACGGGCCCGCCATGCACCAACGGCAATGATCCTCGACGGCCAGGCGGGCATCGGGAAAAGCACCGTATGGCGGGCCGCCATCGAATCGGCAAGGGCCGCTGGGTTCATGGTGTTGACCACTACCGGTGCAGCCGCCGAGGTAGGACTGGCATGGGCCGGGCTCGCTGACCTGCTCGCCGATATCGACGACGCGATGCTGGCCGAATTGCCGGCTCTACACCAACACGCGCTGTGCGCGGTGAGCACCGGCGAGTCAGTCCCGGGTGGAGATGAACGACTGGTGGCAACCGCCTTTCGAGCCGCCATCGATGCGTCCTCTCGCCAGCGGCCAGTGTTGATAGCGGTCGACGACGCCCACTGGCTCGATGAAGCAACCCGGCTGGCGCTGGGCTTCGCAGTGCGCCGACTCTCCGGACCTGTGGGAGTCGTGGCCGCCTACCGCAGCGGTCAGCCCGGCGCCCTCGACCAGGCCTGGGTAGCGCCTCGTGACCCGGAAGCCTTGTCCCGTGTGACCATCGGCCCGATGAGCCTGGGTGCCCTACACGCAGTGGTCGCGACGCGCCACGGGGTCACGCCACCCCGACCCACCATGGTCCGCATCCATGCCCTTTCCGGCGGAAACCCTTTTTACGCATTGGAATTGGCCCGCGGGCTTCGTGAACACGCGGGCGCCGACCTTGCCGTGCTGCCGCCTACTCTGGCTCGGCTGTTGGGTGAGCGGATCGGCGATCTCGACCCGCTCACTGCGCAGGCCGCCGTGACCGCGGCTGCCGCGGCCGAGCCGACTGTGGAATTGATCGCGACGGCCATCGGCCGTCGTCCGACCGAACTCATCGAGATCCTGCAACCCTTGGAAAGCCGGGGGTTGCTCGCCTTCGACGGGCACCGGATCCGTTTTTCTCATCCCTTGATCGCCTCGGCCATCATCGCCGAGGCCGACCCGACTGCCCAGCGTCAGGCCCACCGCCGCCTGGCGAACGTGATCGACAACCCCGAGCTTCACGCGCGCCACCTCGCCCTCGCCACGCCCTATGGGGATCCGGAAACGCTGGCCGCCCTGGACAGCGCTGCCGAGTCCGCCGCAGCGCGCGGCGCATATAGTGTCGCCGCCGAATTGGTCGGGCTGGCAATCGGTCTCGGCGGCGACACCGGATCACGCCGGCTGCGCGGTGCCGAGTTCCACTTCCGCGCCGGTGCCCTCGATGAGGCGGAGGAATTGATCGCGCCCGCCGTGGACGCGCTGCCCGCAGGCCTGTTCCGAGCGCTGGGTTTCATCATTCTGGGCAGTGTCCGCGGCTATCGCGACGGCATGGTCAAAGCCGTTGGAGTACTTCAGCGCGCCGTCGCCGAAGCCGCCGAGATCCCTGCACTGCGAACCCAGGCGCTACTGCTGTTGGCGCTCGCCACAGGCATGGGCGGCGACATGGCCACGTGCGTGGCCTACGCCCGGCAGGCGCGTCACGACGCTGACGAGACCGGGATCGCAGCATTGCGTAGTCAGGCCCTGGCGTTGTGGGTGCAAGTCAGCTTCATGTACGGGCTGGGCACCGACACCGAGGCTTTGCAGACCGCCCTCGAAATCGAAGACCCCGACACCGCGGTCCCTGCAACTCTTCAGCCGACAGCGGTGTACGCACTCAACTGCGCCTGGACCGGTCGATTCGACGACGCTCGCACCGCCATGAGCGAAGTGGCACGCCGTTGCGCCGAACGCGGCAGCGAAGTCGACCTGGTTTGGGCTGCAGAACAACTCACCGCGATCGACCTCGGCTTGGGGCGGTATCACGATGCGCAACAATCCGCAGCCGAGGCACTCGAACGGGCCAGTCAGGTCGACGCCCAGCTTCCACTGATCAGCGCCCACATTTCGGTGGCCAGCGTCGCCGCCCACCGGGGCGACCGGGAACTCACTCGCACCGCATCGCGACGGGCCATCGAGTTGGCCAGTGCCGCGCAACTTACCTATTTGATTCGTCCGGCCCTGATGAGCCGTGCGTTCGTCGAGGTTTCCGCCGGCGACTATGTGACGGCATTGCAGACGCTTCAGCCGCTGCTCGATACCTTCGATCCCGTCCACGACACCGAGATCATCGCCGGTGCCTACCTACCCGATGCAGTGGAAGCGCTGACCGCTCTCGGCCGGGCTGACGAAGCTGAGCGGTTGGTCGCGGCTCTGGAAGCCAATGGCGCTCTGCAGGATCGGCCCTGGATGTTGGCGGCGGGGGCGCGGGGGCGGGCTCAGATGGCGGCGGCCCGCGGCGACCTGGAGGGCGCCTATCGACATGCCGAAAAAGCCGTGACCCATCACGAACGGCTACCCATGCCCTTCGAACGCGCACGCACACTGCTACTGGTCGGCCAGCTACTGCGCCGCCGACGACGCCCGCAGGCCGCCCACGACGCGTTGCGCCAGGCTGCTGACGTGTTCGCCGAGATCGGCAGTCCGTTGTGGATGGCCCGCGCACAAAGCGAGCTGGATCGGCTTGCCGCGCGCTCGGTTGGCGGAGTGCTGACCGGCGCGGAACGCCAGGTCGCCGAGAACGCCGCCGCCGGCATGTCGAACAAACAGATCGCCACAGCCCTGTACTTGTCACCGAAGACGGTGGAGATGTACCTATCCAACGCCTACCGCAAGCTCGGCATCCGCTCTCGTGCCCAGCTCGCCGCCCATCTCGACGTGACGGGTACTGCACCTATTCAGACCACGGGGCCGTCCGCGGCGATATAA